In Rhodopirellula sp. P2, the DNA window AGCATATCCGACCGAAACGTTGGCCTGCGTTTCTCGGGATCTCCTCTGAGAACGCTGCTCACCGCATCGCCGTGGAATGGGAGATCGACGGGGTCAGGCGGACTGGCGTGTACATTCCCCGGCGGGACACGTCTTCGATTTTAAACGCGGTTGCAGGTGGTCGTGTTTTCCCTGGCGTCCACCATCGGGCACGTTTCATGGTCCGGGAAACGGATGAGGAATATCACATCGCAATGGACAGTGTTGACGGGACTGCTCACGTTGCTGTGGAAGGACGGACGGCGGACGAATTGCCAGAGCGTTCTGTCTTTGCCAACGTCGCGAAGTGTTCGCAGTTCTTCGAGGCTGGTTCCCTTGGGTACTCGCCGGCTAGTGAGGCCACGCAGTTCGACGGGTTGGAGCTTCGGACGGCCAACTGGCATGTGCAGCCGCTCGCCGTCACGAGCGTTCGGTCGTCGTTCTTCGATGACCGCGACGTCTTCCCTGAGGGTTCCGTTTCGGTTGACAATGCGCTACTGATGCGTGGGGTGGACCATGAATGGCATCACCGAGAATCGCTTTGCAATCACGTGCTTTCAAACGACCCGGATTGATGAACGACGCTCAAGCGGTTTGGCAGAAGCCTTTCGGCGTTTGCACTGTTTTTGGGGAGCGTTGTTGATCTTTCGTGCAACCGGGGCGAACGCCCAAGCGGCTCACATGGTTGTGCCCGGTCATTCCTGCCGACGTGCTGCGCAACAGGCGAAGAAGAAATGTCGGATTGAAATGGTGAGGCTTCTGTTTTGTGTTCCGTGCAATCACAGACTGGAAGCCAATGCCACTTGTGTTAAGCAGTTCGGCAGGAGTCTTTCAGCATTTTGAATGTTTTGGGTAGCGTCGTTGCTCCCACGTGCAACCGGGGCTAACGCCCAAACGGCTCACATGGTTTTGCTCGATCATTCCTGCCGACCTGCTTAGTAGCTGAAGTTGACGTCTTGCCACCAGCGGGCTTTGTAGAACTTTGAGCCAATGATGGTGTGTCGTTGGTTGGCGCCGGTTGGCTGCACGGGGATGACGGAGTCGCTCTGCCAGGAAGTGCCGATTTCGGTTCGTTGCGGATCACTGACCCAGATCGATCCATCCGCGTGTTGGCTGGCGCTTTTGATCCACTGGAGGTCTGACAACGGTTTGAAGGCTTCGGTTTCGATGTCAAACGAATACAAAGCGTCGTTGTTGCTGACCAAGAGCTTGGGTTCGGTTCGCAACGGGAACAGGTCATGGCCGGTTGGCGACATTGGCAAGTCGAATGATTGGTCGAGCGAAAGTTTCCGGTCTCGGTATAAGAACCGATAGAGTCGGTCGCCGAGAACCCACAGGCATTGGCGTTTCTTGTCCCAGGTCACTCCGTGGGCGTAGGGCAATTCAGTGTCGACAAAATCGTCGGTTGAGTGATGCAGGCGGAGCATGCCATGGTTGCTGTTGACGGTGGCGATCGAGCCGTCTGGAAGGAGTTCAGCGGAGTGGCAACTGCTGTAGCTTGGGTAGTCTTTGATGAGTTTCGAATCTCGGAAACGCACCAGACGGACGCGTCCGTGGTACGCGGCGAGGATGAAAACCTCCCCATCGATCACGACTCGTTTGGCATCCGTCGGTTTGTATTCGCTCGGCGGGGCCTCCGCGGCTGGATAGGACCACAGGTCAGCATCTTGCGTGAAGGGATCGACCAATCGGATGCGGTTGTCGGATTGGTCAGCGCAGAGAATCGCAGGGGTTTGCGTTGAGACGCCGCCATGGACTTTGTCATTGGCTGGCTGTTGCGCGTGAGCAACGTTGACCAGCAGAGCCAGGAAGATAATCGCCAGGGCTTTCATCGGTCGTCTCGTCGCAGTTGGGTCACGCGGTTTGTTGTTTGGCAATTTCACGCAGTTCGTCGATGCAGGATTTCATGACCGGTAGGTCGATTTCATGCACGTTGATGGCTTCGCCGGGGTTCTTCAGCATGGTCACGGTCAGGCGACCGCCAAGGTGTTGCCGGAACTCTTCCAGGCCTCGCAGGACCTCGTCGGGTGTATCAAGTTGGTCGCACCAGAGCGGCGAGCCCAGGTCAGCAAGTGTTTGGCAGACCGCGTGAGCCAACGGCGTGGGGAAGCCGAATTTTCGGGCTGAATACAATGTGTCGAGAGCCACGCCGATGCCAACCGCTTCGCCATGACGAAGGGCGTAGTTGGACATCGGTTCCATGCGGTGAGCGGACCAGTGTCCAAAATCGAGCGGGCGAGCTTCGAGGGCTTCGAAGGGGTCGCCTCCCGCCGTGATGTGATCCAGGTGCAATTGGCATGAACGCGCGATCGCTTCCTGGGAGACATCGACGACTCGCCGGCGAAGTTGATTGGCAGATTTCCGCAAGAAGTCGAAGAAGGCGGCGTCTTTCAGCAGGGCGACTTTGACGGCTTCGGTCAAACCCGATCGGAAGTCGCGATCGGGAAGCGTTTTCAGGATGGCGGTGTCATTGAAGACGGCCCAGGGCACCGCGAAGCTGCCGATCCAGTTCTTCTTTTCAAAGTAGTTGATCGCGTTTTTCACGCCGACGCCCGAGTCGGCTTGGGCGAGCGTGGTCGACGGGAGCCGAATCAGACGGACGCCTCGGTGAGCGATGGCGGCAGCGAATCCGACCGCGTCCAGGACGGCACCGCCGCCGGCAACGATGATGTAGCTGCGTCGATCCAGGTCGTGTGAGTTGATGGCGGCGAGCAGATCGCGAAGGGTGTGCTCGGAGTTTTTGCATGATTCACCACCGGGCACGATCATCGGTTCGCGAACCAACCGCATTGCGTTGCTGGTTCGCATTTGTGCGATCAATGCGGTGACGAATTCGCCGCCCTCCAGGTTGCTATCCAGGCAGAACAGAACCTTCGGCGCGGCGGTGTCACTTTGTTCGCCGTGCAGGACAGATTCCAGCACGGGGAAGTCGGCTTGAGAGACGTCGTCGGTTTGTCTCAGGCGATGAACAAATTTGACTTCGAATGAAATGTCATGCTCGGTCACGGCGTCAACTCTTTCCATCCACGCCACAGCCAACGCAACGAGTCGGGGAAGATCGAGCCCCCGTGTTTTCCGTTGTGGCCACCTTCGCCGTAGACAAACTTGTAGTCGTATTCCTGGAAGGCCAGAGCCGCCGCCATTTGCTGGTTGGCCAGGGGCCAGTTGCCGTGCCGGTTGTCCAGGTCGCCGCTGCCGTCTTGCAAGAAGACTCGGATTGGTTTGGGATCGGTTTTGCGGATCATGGCGGGGTAGTGATCTCCGCCACGAATGTTGACGAAGCTGCCGATGTGCGACATCACTTTTCGAAACGAGTCAGGACGGAACCAAGCGACGGAGAACGCACAGATGCCACCGGAGCTGTTGCCACAGATGGCTCGCAGTTCGGGATTGTCGGTGATTTTGTAGTGTTGCTGGATTTCGGGAAGCAGTTCGGTCAGCAGAAACTCAGCGTAGTCGCCCGTGACGGAGTCGTATTCAAACGCTCGGTTGGACGGCGTGGGGCTCCAGCCTCGTTTGGGTGGCAATTCGCCTTTGTGGCCTGGGTCAACCATCACGGCGATCGTGACGGGCATGTCGCCTGCCGCGATCAGGTTGTCGAACACGGTGGGGAGGCGGAAGTCACCGCCAGGACCTTGGAAGGTGTGCCCGTCTTGGAAGACCATCAGAGCGGCGGGCTGGGATCCATCGTATTGAGCCGGCACGTAGACGCTGTATCGACGCCGGGTGCCTTCAAAGATTTGGCTGTTGGAAAACTCATGCTGGGTGACTTGGCCCTGCGGAACGCCTGCTCGGGGGCTCGAGTCAGCCGACCAGGTGTAGCTCTCTTCCGCCGCGAGGGTGCTGGATGGCTGGAACGCCAAGAGCAGCATCAAGGCGGTCAGGGGGGGACGAAGCCACTTGGTGTTCAGCGAGGTGGGAGGCGTTTGTGAATCGACAGGCGGGCGGGCATGCCCGTGGGACTGGTTCATGTGTTTTCGGTTTGTCGAGGTGGGGATTTGGCGGGAATACGATGAGAAATCGGCGGGAAGCGACCAGAGGTGGCTTGATGGAAGGCGGGGGGGAGGATCGGTCGAACGCTAGGGCAGGCGGGGATCGTGCCGGCGAGTTTCGGCGACCAAAGGCATATGGTGGGATTCCAATGCGGTTTGAGCTAAAACGTCCGCCGTCGAAGACCGACCCTTCGAAAGACCGAACAGTGTAACCCAATTTTCTCTTGGTGGATCCGTCGTGCAACAGCGCCGTTTAGGAAGCAGTGGAATTGTCGTCTCGGACATTTGCATGGGAACGATGACGTTTGGGAGTGCCTGTGACGAATCGACCAGCCATGCGATTTGCGATCACGCGTTTGATGCGGGGATCAATTTCTTTGATGCAGCCGAGATTTACCCGGTGCCTCCGAAGGAGGAAACCTTTGGCGTCACCGAGGAAATTTTCGGTCGTTGGTTGAAAACGAAACCACGCGACTGCGTGACGGTCGCTACCAAAGTGACGGGGCCCGGTCACGGATGGTTCACGCCGCCGGTTCGCCACGGACGCACCACGCTGGATCGTCATCAAATCATTCGCGCCTGTGAGGATTCGCTGAGGCGGTTGGGGGTGGAAACGATCGATCTGTACCAGATTCACTGGCCCGATCACGGGATGCCTTACGAGGAAGTCCTGGAATCGCTGACGCATCTACGCCGGACCGGAAAAGTTCGCGTGATCGGGTGCAGCAATGAGACATCGTGGGGATTGATGAAGAGTCTTTGGGCGGCGGACGTGCACGGCGTGGATCGTTATCAAACGGTTCAGAACAATTTCAGTTTGATCAATCGCCGCTGCGAAAATGAGTTGGCTCAGGTTTGTCGTCGTGAGAACGTGAGCCTGTTGCCGTACTCGCCGCTTGGAGGCGGAGTTTTGACGGGCAAGTACGAAAACGGACCGCCACCGGGAGGTCGATTCTCAGAGTACTTGCTGACTGGGGACGATCGACAGAAGGCGATGGCACAGCGTTTCGTCAATGATCGCACGATCGAAACGGCGGCTCGCATGCACCAGATCGCGGAATCGATCGGCACAACGGGAACAGCGTTGTCGGTGGCCTGGAGCAAGCAACATGATTTCGTCGCATCAACGATTGTCGGGGCGACATCCATCGAGCAATTGAAAGAGATTTTGGTTGCCGATGACATGCTTCTCGACGCTGAAACGCTGGCACGAATCGATGCCGTTGAAGTCGAGATTCCCAACGCGATGACCGAGGATGGCCTTCGCCGTTTGTAGGAGTTCTCTGGTCACAGACGCGATGCTGTTCGTAGGCCAGGTTCCACCTGGCGTGGGTGACTGGCCGATTGAATTTCCTACATCGATGACACCTGGAACGGTGCAGACGCCTCGCTTGGTTCCGAAGCATTGCCGTGGTTGCCAGGTGGAACCTGGCCTACAGTTCGACAACCCCGCTTCGGGGCAAGGGGAGCCAGGGCAATTTGAATAGGGACTTGTGCAAACGAATGGGCTTCACATTCTAAAACGTTTCGCAGCCCCGGCGAACGCCCAAACGCTACTCACATGATTGTGCTCGTTCATTCCAGCCGACGTGCTAAGAGCCCGTGATTTGATCTTCGAGATGGGCAAAGTAGATCGCTTTGTCTCGTTCGTATCGCTCGGGGACTCCGCCGCTTTGTTTCCAGCGGTCGACTTTGGTGCTTTCAAACCGCACGGCTTCCTCTGGATTGGCCCGCAGGTAGTCGCGCAGCCGGATCAGTCGGCGGTGGGCGGGATGGTCGTTGGTCATCAGGAAGACTTGATGCGTCGGGGCCCCGTGGCGTGGTTTTTGCAACACGAGGGAGTGATCGAGCCAGTCGGGAGAGTCCACGACTCGGTAGTTGAGTCCTTCGATGTGCAGCGCGGCCGCGTCGAGGCTGGAAAGATTGGTCACCAGAGCCACCACATCGATGACCGGTTGAGCGATCAGGCCAGGGAGGGCGGTGCTGCCGACGTGGTCAATTTGGGTCACGTGGCCTTGGCAGGATTGCAGGAGGCTGCTGCGAGTCTGCTCGAATTCCTGTTTCCAGCGGGCGTCGTGGTGCATCAGCCGAACCGGGGCAGGTCCCTCCGAATCGAAGTCGTCCCGAGGCGTGAGGTCAAATGGCGGCGATGTCATGAGCGATCCACACGAAGAGGGAGGGGGCGGAACAGGGGCAATTCATTGTGGCGAGTCGTTGCGGTATAACCCGGGGATGATGACGGGCTGACCAGGGGAGGATTGATTGTTGCGATCCGCCGCAACCTGATTCACCGGCACCCGATTGTTCCAAATGATCCATCTTCAGAGTACCTGATGACCGACCAAGACGATTCCGTGACTTCCCAGCCGACTGCTCCACGTGTGGGTGTGATCATGGGCAGTCGCAATGACTGGGAGACCATGTCAGCGGCCTGTGAAATGCTGGATCAACTCGGGGTCGAGCATGAACGCTCGGTCGTTTCTGCTCACCGGACGCCGGAACGGATGTTCGAATACGCTCGTTCGGCCGCTGCTCGCGGGCTGAAAGTGATCATCGCTGGGGCGGGGGGAGCCGCTCACTTGCCAGGCATGGTCGCGTCCGAAACGTTGT includes these proteins:
- a CDS encoding aldo/keto reductase is translated as MQQRRLGSSGIVVSDICMGTMTFGSACDESTSHAICDHAFDAGINFFDAAEIYPVPPKEETFGVTEEIFGRWLKTKPRDCVTVATKVTGPGHGWFTPPVRHGRTTLDRHQIIRACEDSLRRLGVETIDLYQIHWPDHGMPYEEVLESLTHLRRTGKVRVIGCSNETSWGLMKSLWAADVHGVDRYQTVQNNFSLINRRCENELAQVCRRENVSLLPYSPLGGGVLTGKYENGPPPGGRFSEYLLTGDDRQKAMAQRFVNDRTIETAARMHQIAESIGTTGTALSVAWSKQHDFVASTIVGATSIEQLKEILVADDMLLDAETLARIDAVEVEIPNAMTEDGLRRL
- a CDS encoding DUF2071 domain-containing protein — translated: MRIPTIRGLIDRRVLVNYRVDPDVLSRVCPAPFRPQTINGFGMAGICLIRLKHIRPKRWPAFLGISSENAAHRIAVEWEIDGVRRTGVYIPRRDTSSILNAVAGGRVFPGVHHRARFMVRETDEEYHIAMDSVDGTAHVAVEGRTADELPERSVFANVAKCSQFFEAGSLGYSPASEATQFDGLELRTANWHVQPLAVTSVRSSFFDDRDVFPEGSVSVDNALLMRGVDHEWHHRESLCNHVLSNDPD
- a CDS encoding DUF6528 family protein, with product MKALAIIFLALLVNVAHAQQPANDKVHGGVSTQTPAILCADQSDNRIRLVDPFTQDADLWSYPAAEAPPSEYKPTDAKRVVIDGEVFILAAYHGRVRLVRFRDSKLIKDYPSYSSCHSAELLPDGSIATVNSNHGMLRLHHSTDDFVDTELPYAHGVTWDKKRQCLWVLGDRLYRFLYRDRKLSLDQSFDLPMSPTGHDLFPLRTEPKLLVSNNDALYSFDIETEAFKPLSDLQWIKSASQHADGSIWVSDPQRTEIGTSWQSDSVIPVQPTGANQRHTIIGSKFYKARWWQDVNFSY
- the purE gene encoding 5-(carboxyamino)imidazole ribonucleotide mutase, producing MTDQDDSVTSQPTAPRVGVIMGSRNDWETMSAACEMLDQLGVEHERSVVSAHRTPERMFEYARSAAARGLKVIIAGAGGAAHLPGMVASETLLPVIGVPIQSRALQGLDSLLSIVQMPGGIPVATMSIGVAGAKNAGVMAARILATNDDGLRDRLEAFVAKQRDDVIASAELP
- a CDS encoding 3-dehydroquinate synthase, which codes for MTEHDISFEVKFVHRLRQTDDVSQADFPVLESVLHGEQSDTAAPKVLFCLDSNLEGGEFVTALIAQMRTSNAMRLVREPMIVPGGESCKNSEHTLRDLLAAINSHDLDRRSYIIVAGGGAVLDAVGFAAAIAHRGVRLIRLPSTTLAQADSGVGVKNAINYFEKKNWIGSFAVPWAVFNDTAILKTLPDRDFRSGLTEAVKVALLKDAAFFDFLRKSANQLRRRVVDVSQEAIARSCQLHLDHITAGGDPFEALEARPLDFGHWSAHRMEPMSNYALRHGEAVGIGVALDTLYSARKFGFPTPLAHAVCQTLADLGSPLWCDQLDTPDEVLRGLEEFRQHLGGRLTVTMLKNPGEAINVHEIDLPVMKSCIDELREIAKQQTA
- a CDS encoding GrpB family protein, whose amino-acid sequence is MTSPPFDLTPRDDFDSEGPAPVRLMHHDARWKQEFEQTRSSLLQSCQGHVTQIDHVGSTALPGLIAQPVIDVVALVTNLSSLDAAALHIEGLNYRVVDSPDWLDHSLVLQKPRHGAPTHQVFLMTNDHPAHRRLIRLRDYLRANPEEAVRFESTKVDRWKQSGGVPERYERDKAIYFAHLEDQITGS
- a CDS encoding alpha/beta hydrolase, with the protein product MLLLAFQPSSTLAAEESYTWSADSSPRAGVPQGQVTQHEFSNSQIFEGTRRRYSVYVPAQYDGSQPAALMVFQDGHTFQGPGGDFRLPTVFDNLIAAGDMPVTIAVMVDPGHKGELPPKRGWSPTPSNRAFEYDSVTGDYAEFLLTELLPEIQQHYKITDNPELRAICGNSSGGICAFSVAWFRPDSFRKVMSHIGSFVNIRGGDHYPAMIRKTDPKPIRVFLQDGSGDLDNRHGNWPLANQQMAAALAFQEYDYKFVYGEGGHNGKHGGSIFPDSLRWLWRGWKELTP